In Bacillus toyonensis BCT-7112, a single window of DNA contains:
- the fsa gene encoding fructose-6-phosphate aldolase, with the protein MKFFIDTANLEDIKKAYKLGVLAGVTTNPSLVAKEGVKFEDRIAEICQAVPKVESVSAEVTPDAVTAEEMIAQAEELIKINGGDKNVTIKLPMTLAGLEACRYLTEKGVKTNVTLIFTVNQALLAARAGATYVSPFLGRLDDISEDGVLLVAKIAELFDVHQLDTQIIAASVRHPDHVTRVAMAGAHIATIPYKVIEQLAMHPLTDQGMEKFAADWAKAPKL; encoded by the coding sequence ATGAAGTTTTTTATTGATACTGCAAACCTTGAGGACATAAAAAAAGCATATAAACTTGGAGTTTTAGCTGGTGTTACAACGAATCCTTCTTTAGTAGCAAAAGAGGGTGTTAAGTTTGAAGACCGTATCGCAGAAATTTGTCAGGCAGTACCTAAAGTTGAGTCTGTTTCGGCAGAAGTAACGCCAGATGCTGTTACAGCTGAAGAAATGATTGCTCAAGCAGAAGAATTAATTAAAATTAACGGTGGCGATAAAAACGTCACGATAAAACTTCCGATGACGCTAGCAGGATTAGAAGCTTGTCGTTATCTTACTGAAAAAGGTGTGAAAACGAACGTTACACTTATTTTCACTGTGAACCAAGCTCTTTTAGCGGCTCGAGCAGGTGCAACGTACGTTTCTCCATTTTTAGGACGTTTAGATGATATTTCTGAAGATGGTGTACTATTAGTTGCGAAAATTGCTGAATTATTCGATGTTCATCAATTAGATACACAAATTATTGCGGCTTCTGTCAGACACCCAGATCATGTAACTCGTGTAGCGATGGCAGGTGCTCACATTGCTACAATCCCTTATAAAGTAATTGAACAACTTGCTATGCATCCATTAACAGATCAAGGTATGGAAAAGTTTGCTGCAGATTGGGCGAAAGCGCCTAAATTATAA
- a CDS encoding M4 family metallopeptidase — protein sequence MNNFVKVGLTTGVVLSAIMPYGGVHAETEDLKVETKEDTFRTGNLTAPSQNSVENVAKDALKGKTEQALSSKQVNTESKVNYNVTQSRKSYDGTTLVRLQQTYEGRDVYGYQLTAHINDDGVLTSVSGDSAQDLQQQEDLKQPITLSEEDAKKQLFNIYGNDLIFIEEPEIKQVVYVDENTNKATNAYQITFSASTPEYVSGTVLIDAFGGNLLKELVQKLGIQVDSSIVQSATANKSQDPSKLTGTGKDDLGINRTFGITQRSDGTYMLADYSRGKGIETYTANYKDYNNYRRNVWGYLDDLVTSNSTNFTDPKAVSAHYLATKVYDFYQEKYGRNSFDNNGQKVISVVHGWNTNGTNKGNPEQWFNAFSNGAMLVYGDPIVRAFDVAGHEFTHAVTRNESGLEYAGEAGAINEALSDILGVAVEKYANNGKFNWTMGEQSGLIFRDMKNPSSISSRYPEDYRHYNNLPIDADHDHGGVHTNSSIINKVAYLIASGGNHNGVNVHGIGEDKMFDIFYYANTDELNMTSDFKELKEACIRVATNLYGKDSLEVQAVQQAFKAAYI from the coding sequence ATGAATAATTTCGTAAAGGTAGGTTTAACTACAGGAGTGGTGTTATCGGCGATTATGCCCTATGGAGGAGTGCATGCGGAAACAGAAGATTTAAAAGTGGAAACAAAGGAAGATACGTTCCGAACAGGTAATTTAACAGCACCTTCTCAAAATTCGGTAGAAAATGTAGCAAAGGATGCACTAAAAGGAAAAACAGAACAAGCATTATCATCAAAGCAAGTTAATACGGAATCCAAAGTTAATTATAATGTTACGCAAAGTCGTAAATCTTATGATGGTACTACATTGGTACGTCTTCAACAAACGTATGAAGGACGTGATGTATACGGATATCAACTAACAGCACATATAAATGATGATGGTGTACTTACGAGCGTTTCGGGGGATAGTGCCCAAGATCTACAACAACAGGAAGATTTGAAACAACCTATTACTTTATCAGAAGAGGATGCAAAGAAACAGCTTTTCAACATCTATGGAAATGATCTTATATTTATTGAAGAACCAGAAATTAAACAAGTGGTATATGTAGATGAAAATACAAATAAAGCTACAAACGCATATCAAATTACTTTTAGTGCATCTACACCTGAATATGTATCTGGTACGGTATTAATTGATGCTTTTGGGGGGAATCTATTAAAAGAACTCGTTCAAAAATTGGGTATACAAGTAGATAGTAGTATTGTCCAATCTGCGACAGCAAATAAATCACAAGATCCTTCGAAATTAACAGGTACAGGAAAAGATGACTTAGGTATTAATCGTACGTTTGGAATTACGCAGCGAAGTGATGGAACGTACATGCTTGCAGATTATTCTCGTGGTAAGGGAATTGAAACATATACTGCTAATTATAAAGATTATAATAATTATAGAAGAAATGTATGGGGTTATCTCGATGATTTAGTAACAAGTAATTCTACAAATTTTACTGATCCTAAAGCAGTTAGTGCCCATTATTTAGCAACGAAAGTATATGATTTTTATCAAGAAAAATATGGCCGTAACAGCTTTGATAATAACGGACAAAAAGTAATTTCTGTCGTTCATGGTTGGAACACAAATGGTACGAATAAAGGAAATCCTGAGCAGTGGTTTAATGCATTTAGTAATGGAGCTATGCTAGTATACGGAGATCCAATTGTTAGAGCATTTGATGTGGCAGGACATGAATTTACACACGCGGTTACAAGAAATGAGTCTGGACTTGAGTATGCAGGAGAAGCTGGTGCAATTAATGAGGCTCTATCTGATATTTTAGGAGTAGCAGTTGAAAAGTATGCCAATAACGGAAAGTTCAATTGGACAATGGGAGAACAATCAGGTCTTATTTTTAGAGATATGAAAAACCCATCATCTATCTCTTCTAGATATCCTGAGGACTATAGACATTATAATAACTTACCTATTGATGCTGACCACGATCATGGTGGTGTACACACGAACTCTAGCATTATTAATAAAGTAGCTTACTTGATTGCTAGTGGTGGAAACCATAATGGAGTAAACGTACATGGCATTGGAGAAGATAAAATGTTTGATATTTTCTATTATGCAAATACGGATGAATTAAATATGACTTCTGACTTTAAAGAATTAAAAGAAGCTTGTATTCGTGTAGCAACGAACTTATATGGTAAAGACTCATTAGAAGTACAAGCTGTCCAACAAGCCTTTAAAGCAGCTTATATTTAA
- a CDS encoding glucose-6-phosphate dehydrogenase, with product MYPALYKLFSNQHIPQSISIIGIGRRVMSDVEFQTKVEQSLATFSRISTDDQSGVEEFISTFRYCQLDTANIVGYQDLLSLVKKRETELNISGNRMFYLSVVPEVFDVIALNIKESGLWATQGLNRLIIEKPFDYNVTSAREFNGRLIEYFDKNDIYCIDHYL from the coding sequence ATTTACCCTGCTTTATACAAACTATTTAGTAATCAACATATACCGCAATCTATTTCGATTATCGGTATTGGCAGAAGGGTAATGTCAGATGTGGAATTTCAAACAAAGGTAGAACAATCCCTTGCTACATTTTCTAGAATATCTACTGATGACCAATCAGGAGTAGAAGAATTTATTAGCACATTTCGTTATTGTCAATTAGATACAGCGAATATAGTGGGCTATCAAGATTTACTGAGCCTTGTAAAAAAGCGTGAAACAGAATTAAACATTTCTGGAAACCGTATGTTTTATCTATCTGTTGTACCAGAAGTATTTGATGTGATTGCTTTAAATATTAAGGAGAGTGGATTGTGGGCTACACAAGGATTGAACCGTCTTATTATAGAGAAGCCTTTTGATTATAATGTAACGTCTGCTCGCGAGTTTAACGGAAGATTAATTGAATATTTCGATAAAAATGATATTTATTGTATTGATCATTATCTTTGA
- the gnd gene encoding phosphogluconate dehydrogenase (NAD(+)-dependent, decarboxylating): MRVGLIGLGKMGLNLGKNLMDHKHEVVAFDLNTSAVEEMKEYGATGVSSLSDLVQSLQSPRILWVMVPHAVVDSVIDEVTPLLSKGDILIEAGNSHYKESIRRYEQLKKDGIHFMDAGTSGGMEGARNGACYMIGGDQEAWDIVEPIFRDTAVENGFLYAGKAGSGHFLKMVHNGIEYGMMAAIGEGFEILEKSEFDYDYEKVSRVWNNGSVIRSWLMELTENAFSKDAKLDEIKGVMHSSGEGKWTVETALDLQTATPVIAMSLLMRYRSLDNDTFTGKVVAALRNEFGGHAVEKK; this comes from the coding sequence ATGCGAGTAGGATTAATTGGTTTAGGTAAAATGGGATTAAATTTAGGAAAAAATTTAATGGATCATAAACATGAAGTAGTAGCATTTGATTTAAATACGAGCGCAGTGGAAGAAATGAAAGAGTACGGGGCTACAGGTGTATCTAGTTTAAGTGATCTTGTTCAGTCATTACAATCACCAAGAATTCTTTGGGTTATGGTGCCACACGCTGTTGTTGATTCTGTTATTGATGAGGTTACGCCATTGCTTTCAAAAGGAGATATTTTAATTGAAGCTGGTAATTCACATTATAAAGAGTCTATTCGCCGATATGAGCAACTAAAGAAAGATGGCATTCACTTTATGGATGCAGGAACTTCTGGCGGAATGGAAGGCGCTCGTAATGGTGCTTGTTACATGATCGGAGGAGATCAAGAAGCTTGGGACATCGTTGAACCTATCTTCCGGGATACAGCTGTAGAAAATGGATTCTTATATGCCGGAAAAGCTGGTAGTGGTCACTTCTTAAAAATGGTTCACAACGGAATTGAATACGGTATGATGGCTGCTATTGGTGAAGGATTTGAGATTCTAGAGAAAAGTGAATTTGACTACGATTATGAAAAAGTATCAAGAGTATGGAATAACGGTTCAGTCATTCGCTCTTGGTTAATGGAATTAACTGAAAATGCATTTTCTAAAGATGCGAAACTAGATGAAATTAAGGGAGTAATGCATTCTTCTGGTGAAGGAAAATGGACAGTAGAAACAGCATTAGACCTTCAAACAGCAACTCCTGTTATCGCAATGTCTCTATTAATGCGCTACCGCTCATTAGACAATGATACATTTACAGGAAAAGTTGTAGCAGCTCTGCGTAATGAATTTGGCGGACATGCAGTAGAAAAGAAATAA
- the tkt gene encoding transketolase: MTQNINQLAVNTIRTLSIDAINAANSGHPGLPMGAAPMAYALWANHLNHNPNHPKWFNRDRFVLSAGHGSSLLYSLLHLAGYDVSIDDLKNFRKLNSETPGHPEFGHTSGVEATTGPLGQGIANAVGMAMAEAHLAAKFNKDGHSIIDHNTYALVGDGDLMEGVAYEAMSMAGHMKLGKLIVLYDSNEISLDGELNIAFSEDMQKRVESAHWQYVRVEDGNDVDAITKAIQLAKNNTDQPTLIEIRTIIGYGSPKVAGTNKAHGNPLGLEEATATKQVYGWHYEEDFFVPEEVTAHFNELKQKGIEKEHGWNEQFNLYRESNPALADELEKAITGEVLIEEKDILSFDTEKTISTRVASGEAINHYVKSIPSIFGGSADLSHSTMTDIKGEAVYAVESYAGRNIYFGVREHAMGAAANGLALHGGVKPFVSTFFVFNDYLRPSIRLAALQKLPVTYVFTHDSIAVGEDGPTHEPVEHLAALRAIPGLTVIRPSDANETASAWAYALQQADGPVVLVLSRQNLPVFEETKANIENLSKGAYVLTQTNENPDVILIATGSEVSLAASAKAKLEEDHVSVRIVAMPSWELFDRQSKEYKESVLPSSVTKRVSLEMGVSLGWERYVGQEGKVLSIETFGASGTGAEVMNLFGFTTENIVQITKNVLNS; encoded by the coding sequence ATGACACAAAACATAAATCAATTAGCAGTGAATACAATTCGTACGTTATCAATTGATGCTATTAATGCGGCAAATTCAGGTCATCCAGGTCTTCCGATGGGAGCAGCGCCAATGGCTTATGCATTATGGGCGAATCATTTAAATCATAATCCTAATCATCCAAAATGGTTTAACCGTGATCGATTCGTTTTATCGGCGGGACATGGATCTAGCTTATTATATAGCCTACTTCATTTAGCTGGATATGACGTTTCAATTGATGACTTGAAAAACTTCAGAAAATTAAATAGTGAAACGCCAGGACATCCTGAGTTTGGTCACACTTCAGGAGTTGAAGCAACTACAGGACCGTTAGGGCAAGGGATTGCCAATGCTGTCGGAATGGCAATGGCAGAAGCGCATTTAGCAGCGAAGTTTAATAAGGATGGTCACTCTATTATAGATCACAATACGTACGCTTTAGTTGGAGACGGTGATTTAATGGAAGGTGTCGCTTATGAAGCGATGTCAATGGCAGGACATATGAAACTTGGCAAGTTAATTGTGCTGTATGATTCAAATGAAATTTCACTTGATGGTGAATTAAACATTGCTTTCTCTGAAGATATGCAGAAAAGGGTAGAATCTGCACATTGGCAATATGTAAGAGTTGAAGATGGAAACGATGTTGATGCGATTACAAAAGCGATTCAATTAGCGAAAAACAATACGGACCAACCTACTCTTATAGAAATTAGAACCATTATAGGTTACGGAAGTCCAAAAGTTGCTGGAACGAACAAAGCACATGGTAACCCGCTTGGATTAGAAGAAGCGACAGCGACAAAACAAGTGTATGGTTGGCATTATGAAGAAGACTTTTTTGTACCTGAAGAAGTAACAGCTCATTTTAATGAACTGAAACAAAAAGGTATTGAAAAAGAACATGGCTGGAATGAGCAGTTCAACTTATACAGAGAGTCAAACCCTGCACTAGCAGATGAATTAGAAAAAGCGATTACAGGTGAAGTTTTAATCGAAGAGAAAGACATTTTATCCTTCGATACTGAAAAAACGATTTCAACTCGTGTTGCAAGTGGGGAAGCTATTAACCATTATGTGAAATCGATTCCTTCTATTTTCGGTGGAAGTGCAGATCTTTCTCATTCTACGATGACAGATATAAAAGGTGAAGCAGTGTATGCAGTAGAATCGTATGCTGGCCGAAATATATACTTCGGTGTACGTGAACATGCAATGGGCGCCGCAGCGAATGGACTGGCACTTCATGGAGGAGTAAAACCTTTCGTTAGTACATTCTTTGTATTTAATGATTACCTTCGTCCATCTATTCGACTGGCTGCATTGCAAAAGTTACCAGTTACTTACGTATTTACGCATGATTCGATCGCTGTAGGAGAAGATGGTCCAACGCATGAACCAGTTGAACATTTAGCAGCTCTTCGGGCAATTCCTGGTTTAACAGTTATCCGCCCGTCAGATGCGAATGAAACAGCGAGTGCATGGGCTTATGCTTTACAGCAAGCGGATGGTCCAGTCGTTTTAGTACTTAGTCGTCAAAATTTACCGGTATTTGAGGAAACGAAAGCGAACATAGAGAATCTTTCTAAAGGAGCTTACGTATTAACGCAAACAAATGAAAATCCGGATGTGATTTTAATTGCGACAGGTTCTGAAGTATCCTTAGCTGCTAGTGCGAAAGCAAAATTAGAAGAGGATCATGTTTCTGTTCGCATCGTTGCAATGCCGAGCTGGGAATTATTCGATCGCCAATCGAAAGAATATAAAGAATCGGTTCTTCCGTCTTCTGTAACGAAACGAGTATCGCTTGAGATGGGTGTATCTCTCGGTTGGGAACGTTATGTAGGACAAGAAGGAAAAGTACTATCAATTGAAACATTTGGAGCTTCAGGAACTGGAGCTGAAGTCATGAATCTATTTGGATTTACGACAGAAAACATTGTTCAAATTACAAAAAATGTGTTGAATTCTTAA
- a CDS encoding zinc-dependent alcohol dehydrogenase family protein: MKAQIIHSFGDSSVFQLEEVSKPKLLPGHVLIDVKATSVNPIDTKMRSGAVSAVAPEFPAILHGDVAGIVIEVGEGVSKFKSGDEVYGCAGGFKETGGALAEFMLADARLIAHKPNNLTMEEAAALPLVAITAWESLFDRANIKPGQNVLIHGATGGVGHVAIQLAKWAGAKIFTTASQQSKLEIAHRLGADIAINYKEVSVQEYVQKHTNGNGFEVIFDTVGGKNLDHSFEAAAVNGTVVTIAARSTHDLSPLHAKGLSLHVTFMALKILHTDKRNDCGEILTKITQIVEEGKLRPLLDSKTFTFDEVAQAHEYLESNKAIGKIVLKNVW, encoded by the coding sequence ATGAAAGCACAAATTATCCATTCTTTTGGGGATTCATCTGTATTTCAATTAGAAGAAGTTTCAAAACCAAAACTTTTACCAGGTCATGTTCTAATCGATGTAAAAGCAACAAGTGTAAATCCAATCGATACAAAAATGCGTAGTGGTGCCGTTTCAGCAGTCGCTCCTGAGTTTCCAGCTATATTACACGGCGATGTAGCTGGTATTGTTATTGAAGTAGGAGAAGGTGTTTCGAAATTCAAATCAGGGGATGAAGTATACGGATGTGCCGGAGGTTTTAAAGAAACTGGAGGTGCACTTGCAGAATTTATGCTTGCTGATGCACGATTAATTGCTCACAAACCTAACAATTTAACAATGGAAGAAGCTGCTGCTCTACCATTAGTTGCAATTACAGCTTGGGAATCTTTATTTGATCGTGCAAATATTAAACCTGGTCAAAATGTTCTCATTCATGGAGCTACTGGTGGCGTAGGACACGTAGCCATTCAACTAGCTAAATGGGCAGGCGCTAAAATTTTCACAACCGCTTCTCAGCAGAGCAAATTGGAAATAGCCCATCGTCTAGGAGCCGATATAGCTATTAATTATAAAGAAGTATCTGTTCAAGAATATGTGCAAAAACATACGAATGGAAACGGATTTGAAGTTATATTTGATACAGTAGGTGGCAAGAATCTTGATCATTCTTTTGAAGCTGCTGCGGTCAATGGCACTGTCGTAACAATTGCAGCTCGTTCAACCCATGACCTCTCTCCTTTACACGCAAAAGGACTCTCTCTGCACGTTACTTTTATGGCATTAAAAATATTACATACTGATAAGCGTAATGATTGCGGAGAAATCTTAACGAAAATAACGCAAATTGTAGAAGAAGGAAAACTTCGCCCATTGCTAGATTCGAAAACTTTCACGTTTGATGAAGTTGCCCAAGCACATGAATATTTGGAATCGAATAAAGCAATAGGAAAAATAGTGTTAAAAAACGTTTGGTAA
- the zwf gene encoding glucose-6-phosphate dehydrogenase, with amino-acid sequence MESMTFVLFGATGDLAKRKIYPALYNLYRDQKLPKQISVIGLGRRQVPHEDFQKRIKESIETFSRHREEGTPELEGFLDNFRYCPLDVSKPEDYERLLKVVREREEELHIKGNRMFYLSVAPEFFETIALNIKESGLDKTDGWKRLMIEKPFGHDLTSARELNDKLSRTFEEDEIYRIDHYLGKPMIQNLEALEFANPVLQSIWNKEHIANVQITASETVGVEERAGYYDQAGAIRDMVQNHMLQILMMTAMNLPEKINACEIREEKRKVMETLRKVKKEDVQNHIIRGQYGAGDINGQQVVAYKEEPGVNPSSNIDTFVAARLWIDNPFWTGVPFYIRTGKRMKEKSTRIVIEFKNTLKQQYQDSNPNAAPNLLIIEISPGENVSLQLNSKNPLKNGEIEPMRINFTCEQADVGVPEAYERLIHDAVSGDATFFAHWREVELSWEWVQPILEAFEENLLPLHEYESGSYGPDASNELLQESEFKWWLDQETKK; translated from the coding sequence TTGGAATCAATGACCTTTGTTTTATTTGGAGCGACAGGGGACTTAGCGAAACGCAAAATTTACCCCGCACTATATAACTTATATAGAGATCAAAAGCTTCCAAAGCAAATATCCGTTATCGGACTTGGGAGACGTCAAGTACCTCATGAAGATTTTCAAAAAAGAATAAAAGAATCAATAGAGACGTTTTCACGTCATAGAGAGGAAGGTACTCCGGAACTCGAAGGTTTTTTAGATAATTTTCGCTATTGTCCATTAGATGTGAGTAAGCCGGAAGACTATGAGAGGTTATTAAAAGTCGTTCGTGAAAGGGAAGAAGAACTACATATAAAAGGTAATAGAATGTTCTATCTTTCAGTTGCTCCTGAATTTTTCGAGACAATTGCTTTAAATATTAAGGAAAGCGGACTCGATAAAACGGATGGATGGAAACGTTTGATGATTGAGAAACCGTTCGGGCACGATCTTACATCTGCTCGTGAGCTTAATGATAAGCTTAGTCGCACGTTTGAAGAAGATGAGATATACCGTATTGATCATTATTTAGGGAAGCCGATGATTCAAAACCTTGAAGCATTAGAATTTGCAAATCCTGTTCTCCAATCGATTTGGAATAAAGAACATATAGCGAATGTACAAATTACAGCGAGTGAAACAGTTGGGGTTGAAGAAAGAGCAGGATATTATGATCAGGCAGGAGCCATTCGTGATATGGTTCAAAATCATATGTTACAAATATTAATGATGACTGCTATGAATCTGCCGGAAAAAATTAACGCATGTGAAATTCGAGAGGAAAAGCGAAAGGTAATGGAGACGCTTCGTAAAGTGAAAAAAGAAGACGTTCAAAACCATATCATTCGCGGACAATATGGTGCAGGTGACATAAACGGTCAACAAGTTGTAGCATATAAAGAGGAGCCAGGAGTAAATCCTTCTTCTAACATAGACACATTTGTTGCTGCTCGATTATGGATCGATAATCCATTTTGGACTGGCGTTCCCTTTTATATACGAACAGGCAAACGAATGAAAGAAAAGTCTACTCGTATTGTAATCGAATTTAAAAATACGTTAAAACAGCAATATCAAGATAGTAATCCAAATGCAGCACCTAACTTGTTAATAATTGAAATTAGCCCAGGTGAGAACGTTTCATTACAGTTAAATAGTAAAAATCCATTGAAAAATGGAGAAATTGAACCGATGCGTATTAACTTTACTTGTGAGCAAGCGGATGTGGGAGTACCTGAAGCGTATGAAAGACTCATTCATGATGCTGTGAGTGGAGACGCTACATTCTTTGCACATTGGAGAGAAGTTGAATTGTCATGGGAATGGGTACAACCAATTCTTGAAGCATTCGAAGAAAACTTATTACCACTTCATGAATATGAGTCGGGTTCATATGGTCCAGATGCGTCTAATGAACTATTGCAAGAAAGTGAATTTAAATGGTGGTTAGATCAAGAAACGAAAAAATAG